The following coding sequences are from one Triticum aestivum cultivar Chinese Spring chromosome 5A, IWGSC CS RefSeq v2.1, whole genome shotgun sequence window:
- the LOC123108024 gene encoding uncharacterized protein: MVDSPDPTRYPSNINNGVLRSQESRIGRKEPFEAEVMMAFFEEQMQGSYASSFEDIFKEAADDSLVASHFLPHITSQIKPNPNAVEEAVDLDTIAVESTPLVEHQEEPGEPSSDECMHEASPSDLEMAKAISLEKDCWSENSEFEHPSASVELEQSIASKQPDLFGGSAGSDQSMSVCDSEEQVTPPAVESVVEVLQENELPPVSLVRPNDPVKYTLATCDELKRLRSRNHYEGDRTATDRRFWSIEQQDLYNSIYRRAELFTMQWIDWEYIDSIDEFSCVRQRCAHVGLEQIMRYHCDWDNELIRQFYSTVHISDDNSSITWMADGRRITTNKRAWEEMFGIPGSVHTAIIHSEFLLDDDDKRIMYTAAECIVGQTRGLSQLASIANKIIRKTIYPRSYRSKVQGYNWNLLRHIVEQHPFDIIALIFDEIKLLISDHSRTCLLYAPYIMGMIMRAFEYDGPRETRHDSYKPRPDKSKQTKKISRPLAPAVVAPSEPPPSACQPEVEANVEADDHSQFEEAGHRPQGEAVQHTNASLSSQILAPRSSLTPSLEATTPSPPPAPAAFPEQASMMHAGLRCFSSASCFGAKSF, encoded by the exons ATGGTTGATTCACCTGACCCAACCAG GTACCCGAGTAATATAAACAATGGGGTACTGCGTTCTCAGGAGAGTAGAATAGGTCGAAAGGAGCCTTTTGAAGCAGAGGTAATGATGGCATTCTTTGAAGAGCAAATGCAAGGAAGCTATGCAAGCTCATTTGAAGATATATTCAAAGAAGCTGCAGACGattctcttgttgcttcacattttCTTCCACACATTACAAGCCAAATAAAGCCAAATCCAAATGCAGTTGAGGAGGCAGTTGACCTAGACACTATAGCTGTTGAGTCAACTCCTCTAGTGGAACACCAAGAGGAACCTGGTGAGCCTTCTTCTGATGAGTGCATGCATGAGGCCAGCCCATCAGATTTAGAGATGGCAAAGGCAATTTCATTAGAAAAGGATTGCTGGTCAGAGAACTCGGAGTTTGAGCACCCCAGTGCAAGCGTGGAGCTGGAGCAGTCTATTGCAAGTAAGCAACCTGATTTATTTGGCGGTAGTGCAGGTAGTGATCAGTCCATGTCTGTATGTGATTCAGAGGAGCAAGTGACGCCTCCAGCTGTGGAGTCAGTGGTAGAAGTTCTGCAGGAGAATGAGTTGCCTCCAGTTTCTCTAGTGCGTCCCAATGATCCGGTGAAATACACTTTAGCCACTTGTGATGAGCTGAAGAGGCTCAGAAGCAGGAACCACTATGAGGGTGATAGGACAGCAACAGACAGGAGATTCTGGTCCATTGAGCAGCAGGACTTGTACAACTCCATATACCGTAGGGCCGAGTTGTTTACTATGCAGTGGATAGACTGGGAGTACATCGATAGCATAGATGAGTTTTCTTGTGTCAGACAGAGATGTGCCCATGTGGGGCTTGAGCAGATCATGAGGTACCATTGTGATTGGGACAACGAATTGATTAGGCAGTTTTACTCCACAGTTCATATCAGCGACGACAATAGCTCTATTACTTGGATGGCAGATGGCAGGAGGATAACTACAAACAAGAGGGCATGGGAGGAGATGTTTGGCATTCCTGGCAGTGTTCACACTGCAATAATTCACTCAGAGTttttgcttgatgatgatgacaaGAGGATCATGTACACAGCTGCAGAATGCATAGTAGGCCAAACCAGGGGCCTCTCTCAATTGGCTAGCATAGCCAATAAGATTATTCGGAAAACCATCTATCCCAGGTCTTATAGAAGTAAAGTCCAGGGATACAACTGGAACCTCCTACGTCATATTGTGGAGCAGCATCCATTTGACATCATTGCTTTGATCTTCGACGAGATTAAGTTGCTTATTTCAGATCACAGCCGCACTTGCCTCTTGTATGCACCATACATCATGGGGATGATCATGCGAGCTTTTGAATATGATGGACCTAGAGAAACCAGGCACGATTCCTACAAGCCCAGGCCCGACAAGTCAAAGCAGACAAAAAAAATTAGTCGTCCACTGGCACCTGCAGTAGTTGCACCTTCTGAGCCACCACCTTCAGCATGTCAGCCGGAGGTAGAGGCCAATGTTGAGGCAGATGACCACAGCCAGTTCGAGGAAGCCGGACACCGGCCCCAGGGAGAGGCAGTGCAGCATACCAATGCCTCCTTGTCTTCTCAGATCCTAGCTCCACGCTCCTCCCTGACACCTTCCCTTGAGGCTACCACTCCCTCACCGCCTCCGGCTCCAGCTGCATTTCCTGAGCAGGCCAGCATGATGCACGCCGGCCTCCGGTGCTTCAGCTCAGCCAGCTGTTTTGGGGCCAAGTCCTTTTAG